From a region of the Candidatus Pantoea bituminis genome:
- a CDS encoding ROK family protein — MKASGKGPALLRLNNQKRVMTQLRRMRVTSRQDLAQTLSLSKNTVSLIIDDLLEQDLIEELGPVSVATAGRPKIEITLRPEKLKSAGVMVERNTIHWRVCDYFSQVLAEETLRTDTSNPTKLLAELAMVCREISDKFPDLLGIGLGFPGIVDPQRGWMHLSTHLGWQDVDLLTSLRKHVRMPIRVMNNVKAAALLSVQQLALTTESSHFYLRISEGIGGALVQDGEVFTGNSWTAGEAGHLTVQPNGPRCSCGRQGCLEALISQPAIKQQLAQRQPGLTWQNRESAPKIVNEVMMQAGSFLGKALSQIMLLLNPASIVIDCPWSAHLGFCEAVSGVAESSALAFTYQHTDLHFLQTRLNPANGLALAVLEQYEQRVS, encoded by the coding sequence ATGAAAGCCAGTGGCAAAGGGCCAGCATTATTGCGGCTAAATAACCAAAAGCGGGTGATGACGCAACTGCGCAGGATGCGCGTAACGTCACGCCAGGATCTCGCCCAAACCCTGTCGCTCAGTAAAAACACGGTTTCGTTGATCATTGATGACCTGTTGGAACAGGATCTTATCGAGGAGTTAGGCCCGGTCAGCGTGGCGACCGCAGGACGACCAAAGATTGAAATCACGCTGCGCCCGGAAAAGTTAAAAAGTGCTGGCGTGATGGTAGAGCGTAATACCATTCACTGGCGCGTCTGTGACTATTTTTCACAGGTACTTGCTGAAGAAACGCTACGCACTGACACCAGTAATCCCACCAAACTGCTGGCTGAACTGGCAATGGTTTGTCGTGAGATCAGCGATAAATTCCCCGACTTATTGGGCATCGGGCTGGGCTTCCCCGGCATTGTCGATCCGCAACGCGGCTGGATGCACCTTTCTACCCATCTCGGCTGGCAGGATGTCGATCTGCTCACCTCTCTGCGCAAACATGTCCGTATGCCTATCCGCGTCATGAATAACGTGAAAGCGGCAGCGCTGCTCTCTGTGCAGCAACTTGCGCTGACGACAGAAAGCAGCCACTTCTATCTGCGCATTTCGGAAGGTATTGGCGGTGCGTTAGTGCAGGATGGTGAGGTCTTTACCGGCAATAGCTGGACGGCGGGAGAAGCGGGCCATTTAACCGTACAGCCAAACGGTCCCCGTTGCAGCTGTGGCCGACAAGGTTGCCTGGAAGCTCTGATTAGCCAACCGGCGATAAAACAACAGCTGGCTCAACGTCAGCCGGGCTTAACCTGGCAAAATCGAGAAAGCGCCCCAAAAATTGTGAATGAAGTGATGATGCAGGCGGGAAGTTTTCTGGGTAAGGCGCTGAGTCAAATCATGCTGCTGCTTAATCCGGCCAGCATCGTGATTGATTGCCCATGGAGTGCACATCTCGGGTTTTGCGAGGCAGTCAGCGGCGTGGCAGAGTCCAGCGCATTGGCTTTTACCTATCAACATACCGATCTGCATTTTCTGCAAACCCGGCTTAACCCGGCAAATGGATTGGCGCTAGCTGTGCTTGAGCAGTATGAGCAGCGAGTCAGTTAA
- the pstB gene encoding phosphate ABC transporter ATP-binding protein PstB → MRNATSSADKIQVRNLNFYYGKFHALKNINLDIAKNQVTAFIGPSGCGKSTLLRTFNKMYSLYPEQRAEGDILLDGDNILATHQDIALLRARVGMVFQKPTPFPMSIYDNIAFGVRLFEKLSRADMDERVQWALTKAALWNETKDKLHQSGYSLSGGQQQRLCIARGIAIRPEVLLLDEPCSALDPISTGRIEELITELKQDYTVVIVTHNMQQAARCSDHTAFMYLGELIEFSDTDTLFTKPAQKQTEDYITGRYG, encoded by the coding sequence ATGCGTAACGCGACTTCATCTGCCGATAAAATTCAGGTCCGTAATCTGAACTTCTATTACGGCAAGTTTCACGCGCTGAAAAATATTAATCTGGATATTGCTAAAAATCAGGTTACGGCGTTTATCGGCCCGTCGGGCTGCGGCAAATCCACTTTGCTGCGCACCTTCAATAAAATGTATTCGCTCTACCCTGAACAGCGTGCTGAAGGGGACATCCTGCTGGATGGCGATAACATTTTGGCCACGCATCAGGATATCGCGCTGTTACGCGCTCGCGTGGGCATGGTATTTCAAAAGCCAACCCCGTTCCCGATGTCGATTTATGACAACATTGCCTTTGGCGTGCGTCTGTTTGAGAAGCTGTCGCGAGCTGACATGGACGAGCGCGTGCAATGGGCGCTGACCAAAGCAGCGCTGTGGAATGAAACCAAAGACAAGCTGCATCAGAGCGGTTACAGTCTTTCCGGCGGTCAGCAGCAGCGCCTGTGCATTGCTCGCGGCATCGCCATTCGCCCGGAAGTTCTGCTGTTAGATGAGCCTTGTTCCGCGCTCGACCCGATCTCCACCGGGCGCATTGAAGAGCTAATTACCGAGCTGAAACAGGATTACACCGTGGTGATTGTTACCCACAACATGCAGCAGGCGGCGCGTTGTTCCGACCACACCGCATTTATGTATCTGGGCGAACTTATTGAATTCAGCGATACCGACACGCTGTTCACTAAGCCTGCGCAGAAACAAACTGAAGATTACATTACTGGCCGCTACGGCTGA
- the phoU gene encoding phosphate signaling complex protein PhoU encodes MDNLNLNKHISGQFNAELEHIRTQVMIMGGMVEQQLTDAITAMHNLDGELAQRVIDGDQKVNMMEVEIDEACVRIIAKRQPTAIDLRLVMAIIKTISELERIGDVAEKISRTALEKFGQQHMPLLVSLESLGRHTVQMLHDVLDAFARMDLNEAIEIYREDKKVDKEYEGIVRQLMTYMMEDPRTIPSVLTALFCARAIERIGDRCQNICEIIFYFVKGQDFRHVGGDRLDELLSGDDGSNKPS; translated from the coding sequence ATGGACAATTTGAATCTGAATAAACATATCTCCGGGCAGTTCAATGCGGAGCTGGAACACATTCGTACCCAAGTGATGATCATGGGCGGCATGGTCGAGCAGCAGCTGACGGATGCGATTACCGCGATGCACAATCTGGACGGCGAGCTGGCACAGCGCGTCATCGACGGTGACCAAAAGGTCAACATGATGGAAGTGGAGATTGATGAAGCCTGCGTGCGCATCATCGCCAAACGTCAGCCAACCGCCATCGATCTGCGCTTGGTGATGGCGATCATCAAAACGATTTCTGAGCTGGAGCGCATCGGTGATGTGGCTGAGAAAATCAGCCGCACTGCGCTGGAAAAGTTTGGTCAACAACATATGCCGCTGTTGGTGAGCCTGGAATCATTGGGCCGCCACACGGTACAGATGCTGCATGATGTGCTGGATGCCTTTGCGCGTATGGATCTTAACGAAGCGATTGAAATCTATCGTGAAGATAAGAAAGTCGATAAAGAGTACGAAGGCATTGTACGTCAGTTAATGACTTACATGATGGAAGATCCGCGCACTATCCCAAGCGTATTGACCGCCCTGTTCTGCGCCCGCGCTATTGAACGCATCGGGGACCGCTGTCAGAACATCTGTGAAATCATCTTCTACTTCGTTAAAGGTCAGGATTTCCGCCATGTTGGCGGTGACCGGTTAGATGAACTGCTTTCCGGTGACGACGGCAGCAATAAACCTTCCTGA
- the pstA gene encoding phosphate ABC transporter permease PstA has product MTTIELQARTELEQSRRKMQSWRSTKNKIALTLSLLTMVFGLFWLVWILYTTVSRGLDGLSWELFTESTPPPNTAGGGLANALAGSGLLIFWSTFFGTPLGIMAGVYLAEYGRKHWLAEVIRFINDILLSAPSIVVGLFVYTIVVAQMQHFSGWAGVIALALLQVPIVIRTTENMLRLVPDTMREAAYALGTPKWKMISAITLKASVSGIITGVLLAIARIAGETAPLLFTALSNQFWSTDMMQPLANLPVTIFKFAMSPFAEWQSLAWAGVLIITLCVLLLNILARVIFAKGKHG; this is encoded by the coding sequence ATGACAACAATTGAATTGCAGGCGCGCACTGAGCTTGAGCAGTCACGCCGTAAGATGCAGTCCTGGCGCAGTACAAAAAACAAGATTGCGCTGACGCTGTCGCTACTGACCATGGTTTTTGGCCTGTTCTGGCTGGTATGGATTCTCTATACCACCGTTTCACGCGGGCTGGATGGTTTGTCGTGGGAACTGTTTACCGAATCCACGCCGCCACCGAATACGGCAGGCGGCGGTTTAGCCAATGCTTTAGCGGGCAGCGGCCTGCTGATTTTCTGGTCGACCTTTTTCGGTACGCCGCTGGGCATCATGGCGGGCGTTTACCTGGCTGAATATGGGCGTAAACACTGGTTGGCGGAAGTGATTCGTTTCATCAACGACATTCTGCTGTCAGCGCCGTCGATTGTGGTCGGCCTGTTTGTCTACACCATCGTGGTGGCGCAGATGCAGCACTTCTCCGGTTGGGCTGGTGTGATTGCATTGGCACTGTTACAGGTTCCGATCGTGATCCGTACTACGGAAAACATGCTGCGATTGGTTCCCGATACCATGCGAGAAGCGGCTTACGCGCTGGGTACGCCAAAATGGAAGATGATCTCAGCTATCACGCTAAAAGCCTCGGTGTCGGGCATTATCACCGGTGTGCTGCTGGCCATCGCGCGTATCGCCGGTGAAACTGCTCCGCTGTTATTTACTGCGCTGTCGAACCAGTTCTGGAGCACCGACATGATGCAGCCGCTGGCTAACTTGCCGGTCACCATTTTTAAATTCGCTATGAGCCCATTTGCCGAATGGCAGAGCCTGGCCTGGGCTGGCGTACTGATTATTACCTTGTGCGTGCTGCTATTGAATATCTTAGCGCGTGTGATTTTCGCCAAAGGTAAACACGGTTAA
- the glmS gene encoding glutamine--fructose-6-phosphate transaminase (isomerizing) — MCGIVGAVAQRDIAEILLEGLRRLEYRGYDSAGLAVVDRQGHVTRLRRLGKVHKLAEAAEQQPLIGGTGIAHTRWATHGEPSEANAHPHISEHIIIVHNGIIENHEPLRELLIGRGYHFASETDTEVVAHLVHWEQKQGGSLREVVLRVIPQLRGAYGMVIMDSRDPSLLVAARSGSPLVIGRGVGENFIASDQLALLPVTRRFIYLEEGDIAEVTRRDVTILDRAGQQVTRAEIESNVQYDAGDKGIYRHYMQKEIYEQPMAIKNTLTGRFSHGEVDLSELGPQAETLLSQVDHIQIIACGTSYNSGMVSRYWFESLANIPCDVEIASEFRYRKSAVRKNSLLITLSQSGETADTLAALRLSKELGYLGSLAVCNVAGSSLVRESDLALMTKAGTEIGVASTKAFTTQLAVLLMLVAKLGRLNGMSVETEHEIVHGLQALPSRIEQMLAQDKLIENLAEGFSDKHHALFLGRGDQYPIAMEGALKLKEISYIHAEAYAAGELKHGPLALIDADMPVIVVAPNNELLEKLKSNIEEVRARGGLLYVFADQDAGFSDSEGMKIIPLPHVEEVIAPIFYTVPLQLLSYHVALIKGTDVDQPRNLAKSVTVE; from the coding sequence ATGTGTGGAATTGTTGGTGCAGTAGCACAACGCGATATCGCAGAAATTCTGTTAGAGGGTCTGCGTCGTCTTGAGTATCGCGGGTATGACTCGGCAGGTTTGGCCGTGGTGGATCGCCAAGGGCACGTCACGCGCCTGCGTCGTTTAGGAAAAGTACACAAACTGGCTGAAGCCGCAGAACAGCAGCCGCTAATCGGGGGTACCGGGATTGCTCACACGCGTTGGGCAACGCACGGTGAACCCTCAGAGGCCAATGCGCATCCGCATATTTCAGAGCACATCATCATCGTGCACAACGGCATTATTGAGAACCATGAACCGCTGCGTGAATTGCTGATCGGTCGCGGTTATCACTTTGCCTCAGAAACCGACACCGAAGTGGTGGCGCATCTGGTGCATTGGGAGCAGAAGCAGGGCGGATCGCTGCGTGAAGTGGTATTGCGTGTCATTCCTCAGCTGCGTGGTGCGTATGGCATGGTAATCATGGACAGCCGCGATCCCTCGCTGCTGGTGGCGGCTCGTTCGGGCAGTCCGCTGGTGATTGGACGTGGCGTGGGCGAAAACTTTATCGCCTCCGATCAGCTGGCGCTGCTGCCGGTAACGCGTCGCTTCATCTACCTGGAAGAGGGCGATATCGCTGAAGTGACTCGCCGCGACGTGACTATTCTTGATCGTGCAGGCCAGCAGGTCACGCGTGCAGAAATTGAATCGAACGTGCAATACGATGCGGGTGACAAAGGCATCTATCGCCACTATATGCAGAAAGAGATTTACGAGCAGCCAATGGCGATCAAAAACACCTTAACCGGTCGTTTTAGCCACGGAGAAGTTGATCTCAGCGAATTGGGCCCACAAGCCGAAACATTGCTGAGCCAGGTTGATCATATCCAGATTATTGCCTGCGGCACGTCATACAACTCGGGGATGGTGTCGCGCTACTGGTTTGAGTCGCTGGCTAATATTCCTTGTGATGTGGAAATCGCCTCTGAATTTCGCTATCGCAAATCGGCGGTGCGCAAAAATAGCCTGCTGATCACTTTGTCACAGTCGGGTGAAACTGCCGACACGCTGGCCGCGCTGCGCCTGTCTAAAGAGCTGGGCTATCTCGGTTCGTTGGCGGTGTGCAACGTAGCGGGTTCATCGCTGGTGCGTGAATCTGATTTAGCGTTAATGACCAAAGCGGGCACTGAAATCGGTGTGGCATCGACCAAAGCGTTTACTACCCAGCTCGCTGTGTTGCTGATGCTGGTGGCAAAGCTGGGTCGCCTGAATGGCATGTCTGTTGAGACTGAACATGAAATTGTGCACGGTCTACAAGCGCTGCCAAGCCGCATTGAACAGATGCTGGCGCAGGATAAACTGATCGAAAACCTGGCTGAAGGTTTCTCTGATAAACATCATGCGCTGTTCCTTGGCCGTGGCGATCAATACCCGATCGCGATGGAAGGGGCGCTGAAATTGAAAGAGATCTCCTATATTCATGCAGAAGCCTATGCGGCAGGTGAACTGAAACATGGCCCGCTGGCACTGATTGATGCGGATATGCCTGTGATTGTGGTCGCGCCGAACAATGAGCTGCTGGAAAAACTGAAGTCGAACATAGAGGAAGTTCGCGCACGCGGCGGTTTGCTGTATGTGTTTGCCGATCAAGATGCCGGTTTCAGCGACAGCGAAGGAATGAAGATCATTCCATTGCCGCATGTGGAAGAGGTGATTGCGCCAATCTTCTACACCGTGCCGCTCCAACTGCTCTCTTATCACGTCGCGCTGATCAAAGGCACCGACGTCGACCAACCGCGTAACCTGGCAAAATCGGTTACGGTGGAATAA
- the pstS gene encoding phosphate ABC transporter substrate-binding protein PstS: protein MTLMRSTVARILAATFAVSAVSAYAATDLTGAGGTFPAPVYAKWAAEYQQATGSKINYQGIGSSGGVKQIIAKTVDFGASDAPMKDEDLQKNGLFQFPTVIGGVVLAVNLPGIKSGELTLDGKTVGDIYLGTIKKWNDPAITKLNPGVKLPETNINVVRRADGSGTSFVFTSYLAKVNEEWNSKIGKGNTVNWPTGLGGKGNDGVAAFVQRLPGSIGYVEYAYAKQNNLTYTKLMDADGKAVAPSETSFSNAAKGADWSKSFAQDLTFQKGDDAWPISSTTFILLYKDQANADKGSEVLKFFDWAYKNGDKTATSLDYATLPDSVTEQIRSAWKANIKDSSGKALYQ, encoded by the coding sequence ATGACACTGATGCGTAGCACCGTAGCCCGAATCCTCGCCGCCACCTTCGCCGTAAGCGCGGTCTCTGCTTATGCAGCCACCGATCTGACGGGCGCAGGCGGGACGTTCCCGGCGCCGGTTTATGCCAAGTGGGCAGCAGAATATCAGCAAGCCACAGGTAGCAAAATCAACTATCAGGGTATTGGTTCTTCGGGTGGCGTGAAACAAATTATCGCCAAGACCGTGGATTTTGGTGCGTCAGATGCGCCAATGAAAGATGAAGATCTGCAAAAAAATGGCCTGTTCCAGTTTCCAACCGTGATCGGTGGTGTAGTGCTGGCGGTTAACCTGCCGGGCATCAAATCGGGCGAACTGACGCTGGATGGCAAAACCGTCGGCGACATCTATCTGGGCACCATTAAAAAGTGGAACGATCCGGCGATTACCAAGCTGAACCCAGGCGTCAAACTGCCAGAAACTAACATCAACGTGGTTCGCCGCGCTGACGGTTCCGGCACCTCATTCGTTTTCACCAGCTACCTGGCGAAAGTGAACGAAGAATGGAACAGCAAAATTGGTAAAGGCAACACCGTTAACTGGCCGACTGGTTTAGGCGGAAAAGGTAACGATGGCGTGGCGGCGTTTGTACAGCGTCTGCCTGGTTCAATTGGTTACGTTGAATATGCCTATGCCAAACAGAACAACCTGACGTACACCAAGCTGATGGATGCCGATGGCAAAGCGGTTGCACCAAGCGAAACCAGCTTCAGCAATGCCGCGAAAGGCGCAGACTGGAGCAAATCTTTTGCCCAGGATCTGACGTTCCAGAAAGGCGACGACGCCTGGCCAATCTCTTCGACCACGTTCATTTTGCTGTACAAGGATCAGGCTAACGCTGACAAAGGTAGCGAAGTGCTGAAGTTCTTCGATTGGGCCTACAAAAATGGTGATAAAACCGCCACCAGCCTGGATTACGCCACCTTGCCAGACAGCGTGACTGAACAAATTCGCTCTGCCTGGAAAGCCAATATCAAAGACAGTTCTGGCAAAGCGCTTTACCAGTAA
- the xylB gene encoding xylulokinase, producing MFIGIDLGTSGIKVVLVDAHSNVLASQTEKLSVSRPKPLWSEQDPEAWWQALDSAMQALSKDHPLRDVKAIGLSGQMHGATLLDKEFRVLRPAILWNDGRSAEQCRELEERVPNSRHITGNLMMAGFTAPKLLWVQQHEPDIFRQVSKVLLPKDYLRWRLSGDFATDLSDASGTMWLDVAQRDWSDEMLHACNLTREQMPRLFEGNAITGTLNAELATRWKMNAVPLAAGGGDNAAGAIGVGMAEPGQGMLSLGTSGVYFVVSDGYLSNPERAVHSFCHALPQRWHLMSVILSAASCLDWAAALTGCEDVSQLLNEAEQAKTDVSPLWFLPYLSGERTPHNNPEAKGCFFGFTHQHGRAELARAVLEGVGFALAQGMDAVHDCGVTPESIMLIGGGARSAMWRQMLADISGQTLDYCHGGDVGPALGAARLAQLAVDPDAKASTLVLAQRHQPDAERFARYQPMRETFSRLYQQLQPLMA from the coding sequence ATGTTCATTGGCATTGATCTCGGCACGTCGGGTATCAAGGTGGTGTTAGTCGACGCGCACAGCAACGTGCTGGCCAGTCAAACGGAAAAACTCAGCGTATCCCGGCCTAAACCGCTGTGGAGCGAGCAAGATCCTGAAGCGTGGTGGCAAGCGCTAGACAGTGCAATGCAGGCGCTGAGCAAAGATCACCCTCTGCGCGACGTTAAAGCGATAGGGCTGAGTGGACAAATGCACGGTGCAACGTTGCTGGATAAGGAGTTTCGCGTGTTGCGTCCGGCCATTTTATGGAATGACGGTCGCAGCGCTGAACAGTGTCGTGAGCTGGAAGAGAGAGTGCCGAATTCACGTCACATCACCGGTAACCTGATGATGGCAGGCTTTACCGCGCCAAAGCTACTTTGGGTACAGCAGCATGAACCAGATATTTTTCGCCAGGTCTCTAAAGTGCTGCTGCCAAAGGATTATCTGCGCTGGCGTTTGAGTGGCGATTTCGCCACCGACCTTTCCGACGCGTCGGGCACGATGTGGCTGGATGTGGCGCAACGCGACTGGAGCGATGAAATGCTTCATGCCTGTAATCTGACGCGTGAGCAGATGCCGCGCCTTTTTGAAGGAAATGCGATCACCGGTACGCTGAATGCTGAACTCGCGACGCGCTGGAAGATGAACGCGGTGCCGCTGGCTGCGGGCGGTGGTGATAATGCCGCCGGTGCGATAGGCGTGGGCATGGCGGAGCCGGGGCAAGGCATGTTGTCGCTGGGCACATCCGGCGTCTATTTCGTCGTGAGCGACGGCTATCTCAGTAATCCCGAACGGGCGGTACATAGCTTTTGTCATGCATTGCCGCAGCGCTGGCATTTGATGTCGGTGATCTTGAGTGCGGCGTCATGTCTCGATTGGGCCGCCGCGCTAACCGGTTGTGAAGACGTTTCGCAATTATTAAACGAAGCGGAACAGGCCAAAACGGATGTGTCACCGCTGTGGTTTTTGCCTTATCTTTCTGGCGAGCGCACGCCGCATAACAATCCTGAAGCTAAAGGCTGTTTCTTTGGTTTCACCCACCAGCATGGTCGGGCTGAACTCGCGCGTGCCGTGTTGGAAGGCGTGGGGTTCGCGTTAGCGCAAGGCATGGATGCCGTGCATGACTGTGGCGTCACGCCAGAGAGTATTATGCTGATCGGCGGTGGCGCACGCAGCGCAATGTGGCGGCAAATGTTGGCAGATATCAGCGGACAAACGCTGGATTATTGTCACGGCGGCGACGTGGGGCCTGCATTGGGCGCAGCACGTTTGGCGCAGTTGGCGGTCGATCCTGATGCTAAGGCCTCTACATTGGTGCTGGCTCAGCGCCATCAGCCTGATGCGGAACGCTTTGCCCGTTATCAGCCAATGCGCGAGACGTTTAGCCGGTTATATCAGCAGTTACAGCCTTTAATGGCGTGA
- a CDS encoding sodium:solute symporter family transporter, whose translation MWAAPLLYPDLADPSRAYSLMAMELLPNGLVGLVLVAMFTHTLSMTSSDANAITAVVTRDILPGMMPNLFQRGKSSLLVARLTAFLFIILTLIIAINASHFGGVLSLLIIWFGGLVGPISIPMLLGLLPWFRRSGSAAALTSWAIGVTTFFYVKFVLNDVSTATQVAAPVLSSLVLFTVMGWMRRSPVDPQVDALLHALNSDQGMPEKSRWPQESSVSPER comes from the coding sequence ATGTGGGCTGCTCCACTGCTCTATCCTGATCTTGCCGATCCGTCGCGTGCTTATTCACTGATGGCAATGGAATTGCTGCCCAATGGCTTAGTCGGCCTGGTGTTGGTCGCTATGTTTACACATACGCTCTCAATGACCTCGTCTGATGCCAATGCCATCACCGCCGTTGTTACTCGCGATATTCTGCCCGGCATGATGCCGAACCTTTTCCAGCGCGGTAAAAGCTCTTTGCTGGTGGCGCGTCTCACCGCGTTTCTGTTCATTATTCTGACGTTGATTATCGCGATAAATGCCAGCCACTTTGGCGGCGTTTTATCGCTACTGATTATCTGGTTTGGTGGCCTGGTCGGCCCCATTTCTATCCCTATGCTGCTCGGTTTGCTTCCGTGGTTTCGGCGCAGCGGCAGCGCGGCGGCGCTCACGAGTTGGGCCATTGGCGTTACGACCTTTTTCTACGTGAAGTTTGTATTGAACGATGTTAGTACCGCCACGCAGGTTGCCGCGCCCGTGCTCTCTTCACTGGTGCTGTTCACCGTAATGGGCTGGATGCGGCGCTCACCCGTTGATCCACAAGTTGATGCACTTCTCCACGCACTTAATAGCGATCAGGGCATGCCGGAAAAATCGCGCTGGCCACAGGAAAGCTCCGTTTCGCCAGAGCGTTAA
- the pstC gene encoding phosphate ABC transporter permease PstC, producing the protein MAATKPAFKAPGKQGDKIFGALVKLSAIIVLLLMGGIIVSLIISSWPSIQKFGFSFLWTKTWDAPNEQFGALVPIYGTIVTSVIALVIAVPVSFGIALFLTELSPNWLRRPLGTAIELLAAIPSIVYGMWGLFVFAPLFAEYFQTPVGEVLSGIPIVGELFSGPAFGIGILAAGVILAIMIIPYIASVMRDVFEQTPVMMKESAYGIGCTTWEVIWRIVLPFTKNGVIGGIMLGLGRALGETMAVTFIIGNTYQLDSASLFMPGNSITSALANEFAEAESGVHVAALMELGLILFVITFIVLAISKLMILRLAKSEGARS; encoded by the coding sequence ATGGCTGCAACGAAGCCGGCATTCAAAGCTCCAGGCAAGCAAGGCGACAAGATTTTCGGCGCGCTGGTAAAACTCTCCGCGATCATTGTGCTGTTGCTGATGGGCGGCATTATTGTCTCCCTGATTATCTCCTCCTGGCCAAGCATTCAGAAATTTGGTTTCTCATTTTTATGGACCAAAACCTGGGATGCGCCTAACGAACAATTTGGTGCGCTGGTACCGATCTACGGCACTATCGTTACCTCTGTCATCGCCTTGGTCATTGCGGTACCGGTGAGTTTTGGTATTGCGCTGTTCCTGACTGAACTCTCTCCGAACTGGTTACGTCGCCCGCTCGGTACTGCCATCGAATTGCTGGCAGCCATTCCAAGTATCGTTTACGGCATGTGGGGCCTGTTTGTTTTCGCTCCGCTGTTTGCCGAGTACTTTCAGACGCCGGTGGGTGAAGTGCTGTCAGGCATTCCAATTGTTGGCGAGCTGTTTAGCGGCCCAGCTTTCGGTATTGGTATCCTCGCGGCAGGCGTGATCCTCGCCATCATGATCATCCCTTACATCGCCTCGGTGATGCGTGATGTGTTTGAGCAAACCCCGGTGATGATGAAAGAGTCTGCTTACGGCATCGGTTGCACCACTTGGGAAGTGATCTGGCGCATCGTGCTGCCGTTCACCAAAAACGGTGTGATTGGCGGCATCATGTTGGGGCTGGGCCGCGCCCTCGGTGAAACCATGGCAGTGACCTTTATCATCGGGAACACCTACCAACTCGACAGTGCCTCGTTGTTTATGCCGGGTAACAGCATTACCTCGGCGTTGGCGAATGAGTTCGCGGAGGCAGAGTCCGGCGTTCACGTTGCCGCACTGATGGAGCTGGGTCTGATCCTGTTTGTGATCACGTTTATCGTTTTGGCGATTTCTAAATTGATGATTTTACGCCTGGCGAAAAGTGAAGGAGCGCGTTCATGA